A stretch of Oryza brachyantha chromosome 4, ObraRS2, whole genome shotgun sequence DNA encodes these proteins:
- the LOC102719948 gene encoding probable serine/threonine-protein kinase abkC: MMARLMQIGKSRKIVHDVLVNSKPNSLCSQNIGSKFAFGLAYTGRACLHGKVPNGPSTSSMLGRTKESLYWSPAGRNFSVLSTCSQNAFHGQLAWKQLLTMGSHVPKASPFLSRVACAISLAATRSNLPSYLFAFIAGEMMLAQKTSADGEYVPIRDSLYTRAQDGRIYVTSLIFSAVELVIIIFRSIYLALLFTPSILMAPFANTLGSKYRKTWLRLVHRTLEKAGPAFIKWGQWAATRPDLFESDLCAELAKLHTKAPAHSFSYTKKTVEKAFGRKLSDIFENFEEEPVASGSVAQVHRAGLRFRYPGQHIKRVTVAVKVRHPGVGESIRRDFTIINAVAKISRYIPTLNWLRLDESVQQFAVFMMSQVDLAREAAHLSRFIYNFRRWKDVSFPKPLYPLVHPAVLVETYEHGESVAHYVDDLDGHDRIKSALAHIGTHALLKMLLVDNFVHADMHPGNILVRVIQPRNSNNTLLKSRPHVVFLDVGMTAELSSNDRVNLLEFFKAVARRDGRTAAERTLKLSKQQNCPNPKAFIEEVERAFSFWGTAEGDAVHPAECMHQLLEQVRRHKVNIDGNVCTVMVTTLVLEGWQRKLDPDYNVMKTLQTLLFKEDWAKSLQYTIEGLMAP; the protein is encoded by the exons ATGATGGCGAG GTTAATGCAAATAGGGAAGAGCAGAAAAATAGTTCATGATGTGTTGGTTAACTCGAAGCCCAATAGTTTATGTTCACAGAACATTGGATCGAAATTTGCGTTTGGTTTGGCATATACAGGCAGGGCCTGTTTGCACGGGAAAGTTCCGAATGGACCGAGCACGTCATCCATGCTCGGAAGAACAAAGGAGAGCTTATACTGGAGCCCTGCTGGAAGAAACTTTTCAGTTCTCTCAACATGTAGCCAGAATGCATTTCATGGTCAACTTGCTTGGAAGCAACTCTTGACAATGGGTTCTCATGTACCAAAAGCATCTCCATTTTTAAGTAGGGTTGCTTGTGCCATTAGCTTGGCTGCCACTAGATCCAATTTACCTTCTTACCTCTTTGCTTTCATAGCTGGAGAGATGATGCTAGCTCAGAAGACCAGTGCGGACGGAGAGTACGTACCAATACGTGATAGTCTTTACACACGTGCTCAGGATGGTCGTATCTATGTCACCTCATTGATATTTTCAGCAGTAGAGCTGGTTATCATAATCTTCAGATCAATATATTTGGCATTGTTGTTCACTCCAAGTATACTCATGGCCCCATTTGCAAATACTCTTGGCAGTAAGTATAGGAAAACATGGCTCCGTCTTGTGCATCGTACCTTGGAGAAAGCAGGTCCTGCATTTATTAAATGGGGCCAATGGGCTGCTACACGCCCTGATTTATTTGAAAGTGACCTCTGTGCTGAATTAGCAAAGCTACATACAAAAGCACCTGCTCACAGCTTCTCTTATACCAAGAAGACTGTTGAGAAAGCTTTTGGTCGAAAGCTATCAGatatttttgagaattttGAAGAAGAGCCTGTAGCTTCTGGAAGTGTTGCCCAGGTGCATCGAGCTGGTTTGAGATTCAGGTATCCTGGTCAGCACATAAAGCGTGTAACAGTTGCTGTAAAAGTAAGACACCCTGGTGTAGGAGAATCAATACGGAGGGATTTCACTATCATTAATGCAGTAGCTAAAATTTCTAGATATATTCCTACACTGAATTGGCTGCGGCTGGATGAGAGTGTGCAACAGTTTGCTGTCTTTATGATGTCTCAAGTTGACCTTGCAAGGGAAGCTGCTCATTTAAGCCGGTTTATCTACAATTTCCGAAGGTGGAAGGACGTGTCTTTTCCGAAGCCTCTCTACCCACTTGTTCATCCCGCTGTCTTGGTTGAGACTTATGAGCATGGGGAGAGTGTTGCACACTATGTTGATGACCTTGATGGACATGATCGAATTAAAAGTGCCCTTGCTCATATAGGCACTCATGCACTCCTGAAAATGCTTCTG GTTGATAACTTTGTCCATGCGGATATGCACCCTGGAAATATTTTGGTCCGTGTTATACAACCAAGGAATTCAAACAACACCCTTTTGAAGTCTAGGCCGCATGTAGTATTCCTTGATGTGGGAATGACTGCCGAACTTTCAAGCAATGATCGTGTGAATTTACTGGAGTTTTTCAAGGCTGTTGCACGCCGAGATGGTCGTACAGCTGCAGAACGTACGCTGAAGTtatcaaaacaacaaaactgCCCAAATCCAAAAGCCTTCATTGAG GAAGTTGAGCGGGCTTTTTCCTTTTGGGGAACCGCTGAAGGTGATGCTGTCCACCCAGCTGAGTGTATGCACCAGTTGCTTGAGCAAGTACGCCGCCACAAAGTAAACATTGATGGGAACGTTTGTACTGTTATGGTGACTACTTTAGTTCTTGAG GGCTGGCAGCGAAAATTGGATCCAGATTACAATGTTATGAAAACATTACAAACTTTACTTTTTAAGGAAGACTGGGCCAAGTCTCTTCAGTACACAATCGAAGGGCTTATGGCACCTTAG